The following are from one region of the Acidobacteriota bacterium genome:
- a CDS encoding DEAD/DEAH box helicase, translating into MGKTVATLAALDSIYLSGESRPTIIFATKRVAKYTWPKEVKKWSDFRHLEISAVVGNEQERLAALSKDVPLFTTNYEQIPWLLDHFGNKWPFANVVPDESTKLKSLRISVRQKKDGSRYLHGTKGSSMRADRLARVVCSPAVRRVMELTGTPVSNGLKDLWGQLFFIDAGRRLGRSYGAFEQRWFERVMRHKNDKFGELRPKLGAEAEINSRIADVCLALDPKDWFPDLQEPLRFTVMVDMPDKARALYKKMEREMYIEIGNKGIEAFTASSMTMKCRQLAAGAIYTDPETDEWAEVHDEKIQALEDIYEEAGGLPLLVAYNFKSDLARLLRAFPKGVDLATDAGLEKFMAGEAPYGFGHPASIGHGFDGMQDITNIIVFFSSDFNLEYREQITERIGPVRQLQSGHDRKVLIYDIVAEGTVDEAVQKVLEKKCSVQEALFSAMKRKTVA; encoded by the coding sequence ATGGGAAAGACCGTTGCGACACTCGCCGCCCTGGATTCGATTTACCTGTCCGGGGAGTCGCGGCCGACTATCATATTCGCCACCAAGCGCGTAGCGAAATACACTTGGCCGAAAGAGGTAAAGAAGTGGTCGGACTTTCGGCACCTTGAAATCTCTGCGGTCGTCGGGAACGAGCAAGAACGACTCGCGGCGTTGTCAAAGGACGTTCCGCTATTCACAACGAACTACGAACAAATACCCTGGCTTCTCGATCACTTCGGGAACAAGTGGCCCTTTGCCAATGTCGTTCCAGACGAGTCGACCAAGCTGAAAAGCCTACGCATTTCCGTTCGCCAGAAGAAAGACGGCTCAAGATACCTGCACGGCACCAAGGGTAGTAGTATGCGCGCCGACCGCCTGGCGCGTGTCGTTTGCTCCCCCGCGGTTCGCCGCGTTATGGAACTCACCGGAACACCGGTAAGCAACGGGCTAAAAGATTTGTGGGGGCAACTCTTTTTCATAGACGCCGGCCGCCGGTTAGGTCGGTCCTATGGTGCGTTTGAGCAACGATGGTTTGAGCGCGTTATGCGGCACAAAAACGACAAATTCGGGGAGTTGCGCCCAAAGCTAGGTGCGGAAGCCGAGATAAATTCAAGGATTGCTGACGTTTGCCTGGCGCTTGACCCGAAAGATTGGTTTCCCGATTTGCAAGAACCGTTGCGATTTACCGTTATGGTCGACATGCCGGATAAGGCCCGCGCCCTCTACAAAAAGATGGAACGGGAAATGTATATCGAGATTGGTAACAAGGGCATCGAGGCGTTCACCGCAAGCAGCATGACCATGAAATGCCGCCAGCTTGCCGCGGGTGCGATCTATACGGACCCTGAAACGGACGAGTGGGCGGAAGTGCACGACGAGAAGATACAGGCGCTTGAGGACATTTACGAAGAAGCCGGCGGCCTCCCCCTGTTGGTCGCTTACAACTTTAAGTCTGACCTGGCGCGGTTGCTTCGCGCATTTCCGAAAGGCGTTGATCTGGCGACCGATGCCGGCCTTGAGAAGTTCATGGCAGGCGAAGCCCCCTACGGCTTTGGGCATCCCGCCAGCATCGGGCATGGCTTCGACGGAATGCAGGATATTACGAACATCATCGTTTTCTTTTCGTCCGACTTCAACCTGGAATACCGGGAGCAGATAACCGAGCGCATTGGCCCGGTTCGCCAGCTACAAAGCGGGCACGATCGCAAGGTTCTGATATACGACATTGTGGCCGAAGGGACAGTAGACGAGGCGGTTCAAAAGGTGCTTGAGAAAAAATGCTCAGTTCAAGAAGCACTTTTCAGTGCAATGAAGCGAAAAACTGTTGCATGA
- the thyX gene encoding FAD-dependent thymidylate synthase, with protein sequence MGSDLSVVNAARVSMDKQSTWNVERKGFFLETCLNDKDAKLLGYLAKHKHWTPFSHPQISLRIKAPIFVARQWFKHMVGITRNETSRRYVDSEPEFFRLIWRLRAESVKQGSAGTAPEEIQRQADVIFDQVMTTSLAGYDELLSIGIAPEQARAILPQNMMTEWIETASLAAICRACKLRLDPHAQLETREVAERIAEIVAPHFPVSWAALMGENNG encoded by the coding sequence ATGGGGTCCGATCTATCCGTGGTCAATGCGGCGCGCGTGAGCATGGACAAGCAAAGCACCTGGAACGTCGAGCGCAAAGGCTTCTTTCTGGAAACTTGCCTCAATGACAAAGATGCAAAGCTGCTTGGCTACCTTGCGAAGCACAAGCACTGGACGCCGTTCAGCCACCCACAGATTAGCCTGCGCATCAAAGCGCCCATCTTCGTTGCGCGCCAGTGGTTCAAGCACATGGTCGGCATTACCCGTAACGAAACATCACGCCGGTATGTGGATTCTGAGCCTGAGTTCTTCCGGCTGATTTGGCGGTTACGTGCCGAGTCCGTAAAGCAAGGCTCCGCTGGAACCGCCCCGGAGGAAATTCAACGCCAGGCCGATGTAATTTTCGATCAGGTTATGACCACTTCGCTTGCCGGGTATGACGAATTGTTGTCGATTGGTATAGCACCGGAACAGGCCCGCGCGATTCTCCCGCAAAACATGATGACCGAGTGGATTGAAACCGCGTCCCTCGCGGCCATTTGCCGGGCGTGCAAGTTGCGCCTGGACCCGCACGCGCAACTCGAAACGCGAGAGGTTGCCGAGCGTATTGCGGAAATCGTCGCCCCCCACTTCCCGGTTTCTTGGGCGGCACTCATGGGGGAAAACAATGGCTGA